AACGAGAAATTCAAGCTTTTGTTCCTGTAGAGTATCACAGCATCGATGCAGTGTTTAAAAAAGATCTAGAAGCTGAGTTTATAAAATTTGATGATAAAAAGATGGATAAACTTTCAGTTAAAACCTCTGATGAAGCAAAAATGATAGTTGATGTTATAAAAGGTGAAAATTTTAATATAACTAATATAGAAAGCAAAGAGCGTAAAACAAACCCTCAACCGCCATTTATGACTTCAAGTCTTCAGCAAGCTGCAAGTTCGACTCTTGGCTTTAGCCCTAAAAAAACAATGATGTTAGCACAAAGCTTATATGAAGGCGTAAATGCCCCACACGGCGGAGCTATAACATATATGAGAACAGATAGCTTAAATTTAGCATCATCAGCTGTTAAAGCAGTAAGAGATATGATAAAAAGTGACTACGGCTCAAAATACCTTCCAACCAAACCAAACTCATATGTTACAAAAAGTAAAGGTGCTCAAGAAGCTCACGAAGCCATCCGACCAACAGATCTAAATTTTACTCCACAAAGAGCTGCTACAGCTCTTCCAAAAGATGAAGCAAGGCTTTATACGCTTATTTATAACCGCTTTGTAGCGTGTCAAATGACACCAAGTATAAGCGAACTTCAAAGTGTTTTTGTAAGCTCTAAAAGAAGTGAGTTTAAAATAAATGGTAGAAAAGTGCTATTTGATGGTTTTTATAGAGTATATGGCGATCTTGATAGAGATAAAATTTTGCCAAATTTAAGCGTAGGCGATGAGATGAGTTTACAAAAAGTATCATCAAAACAAAATTTCACAGAACCGCCTGCAAGATATAGCGAAGCAAGTTTGATTAAAAAACTTGAAAGTTTAGGCATTGGAAGACCATCAACTTACGCTCCAACCATATCTATACTTACCGCTAGAAAATATGTAGAAATCACAAAAAAGCAGCTTGTCCCAACACAGATTGCTTTTAAAGTAATTGAACTACTTGAAAAGCACTTTACAAACATAGTTGATAGCGAGTTTACTTCCAAAATGGAAGCAAAGCTTGATGATATAGCTGAAGATAAGGCTGATTGGCAAGAGGTTTTAAAAAATTTCTATACCCCTTTTATGGCTGAAATAGAAAAAGGTAAAAAAAATATAAAAAGCCTTAAAAAACCAGCCGAACCAATAGGTGAAAAATGTCCTGAGTGTGGCAACGAACTAGTAAAAAGAGGTGGAAGATATGGAGAATTTATTGCGTGTTCAAATTTTCCAAAATGCAAATATAGTCGAAATTTAGAAAACAATAAAAATGAAAAAGCGTCCAAGAAAGAACCAGTCTCAACAGGAGTTAAATGCCCTGAGTGCGGTAGTGGCGAAGTAGTTGAAAGGTTTTCAAGGCGTGGTAAATTTTATGGTTGTTCAAACTATCCAAAATGCAAATTTACAAGTAACTACGAAATAGTTCCTAAATCATGTCCTGAATGCTCTGAAAAATATATGGTTAAAAAAGAGCTAAAAAAAGGAACTTTTTATGAGTGTTTAAAGTGCAAATTTAAGGAGCAAATTCTTTGAGGTTAAAATTTGGTGTTATATCTGATTCTCACCATAGAAGCGATGTAGCAAAGAGCGCTATAAATTTTTTAAAAGATTGTGGAGCAGATTTACTAATACACGCTGGTGATATAGTAGAACACGCAACCCTTAAAGATTTAAAGCACTCAAATTTGCCATATGTTGCTGTTTTAGGCAACAATGACAAAGAGTTGCAAAAATATAAAAAAGAGTTTAACCTCTTTAAAGAGCCATATAATTTTGATTTTAATGGCTTTAAATTTCGCCTAGCACACTATCCTTACTATTTAAAAGGAGACGCTGATATTTTTATATATGGACATACTCATGTTTTTAGCGTTACGAAATGTAACAACTCTTTATATTTAAACCCAGGTGAAATTTGTGCTAGAAAAAAGCCAAAATTTGAGTGTGTTTTAGTCGAGTGTGAAAAGCAAAATTTAATAAATTCATTTAAAATAGATAAATTTGAAAGCCATATAAACGAAATCTGCTGGCAAGAGGTCTAAATGAACGAACTTTTAATTCTTATAACTTTAGCTTTTATTATATTCGCATCGCCTTATGTTGCAACTTTTATAAAGCTTCCTACATCTGCGACTGAGATTTTACTTGGTATTATTTTAGGAACTATTGGGCTTTTACCAGATAGCCAAAGCTTTAAAACAGTAGCTGATGTTGGGTTTT
The sequence above is a segment of the Campylobacter corcagiensis genome. Coding sequences within it:
- the topA gene encoding type I DNA topoisomerase translates to MKNLVIVESPAKAKTIGRFLGDEYKVIASKGHIRDLPKSSFGIKIDENGFTPQYRISSDHSSLVKEIKELAKKANQIYLATDEDREGEAIAYHIAKAIDKDPAKLPRIVFHEITKDAITHAVQNPRNLDESSVNAQQTRRLLDRIVGYKLSPLLASKIQRGLSAGRVQSSALKIVVDKEREIQAFVPVEYHSIDAVFKKDLEAEFIKFDDKKMDKLSVKTSDEAKMIVDVIKGENFNITNIESKERKTNPQPPFMTSSLQQAASSTLGFSPKKTMMLAQSLYEGVNAPHGGAITYMRTDSLNLASSAVKAVRDMIKSDYGSKYLPTKPNSYVTKSKGAQEAHEAIRPTDLNFTPQRAATALPKDEARLYTLIYNRFVACQMTPSISELQSVFVSSKRSEFKINGRKVLFDGFYRVYGDLDRDKILPNLSVGDEMSLQKVSSKQNFTEPPARYSEASLIKKLESLGIGRPSTYAPTISILTARKYVEITKKQLVPTQIAFKVIELLEKHFTNIVDSEFTSKMEAKLDDIAEDKADWQEVLKNFYTPFMAEIEKGKKNIKSLKKPAEPIGEKCPECGNELVKRGGRYGEFIACSNFPKCKYSRNLENNKNEKASKKEPVSTGVKCPECGSGEVVERFSRRGKFYGCSNYPKCKFTSNYEIVPKSCPECSEKYMVKKELKKGTFYECLKCKFKEQIL
- a CDS encoding YfcE family phosphodiesterase yields the protein MRLKFGVISDSHHRSDVAKSAINFLKDCGADLLIHAGDIVEHATLKDLKHSNLPYVAVLGNNDKELQKYKKEFNLFKEPYNFDFNGFKFRLAHYPYYLKGDADIFIYGHTHVFSVTKCNNSLYLNPGEICARKKPKFECVLVECEKQNLINSFKIDKFESHINEICWQEV